AACAtatacactgaataaaaaacTGCCAGTGTGCAGTTCTGTCTACTGCAGCTTTGATGAAACTCCTGATCACTTACCTGACTCCTCTCCTCCTCGTGTAATTCCCTGCGGTTCTGTCCCtctccactgttttttttcctccttctatTCCTTCTGTTTTCCTCCTCCACACCTCTGAGGGCCAACTGCTGAGAAGCAGCCTTTCTCTGACAGCAGGGGAGACAGCTGAGGGGAGAGATGGAGGTGTAGAGCACAAATGACACAGATGGccataaatgtgtgtatgtttgagcGCATGTgagcgtgtgtctgtgtgtgggtgtagaggagaggagagacagaatgGAAGACAGGAAGTCAGTAGAAAGACAAGACTATGCTGTTTCTCCACTGACTTGtagtaatttaattttcagttcattttttttataatttttgtcaatatttatagagcacatttaaaaacaactgttctgaagagaattttttaaatgcaattaaataaTTACAATGAATAGATACATAAGTGTAACTGACTGAAATAAGGCAATCATGTTGTCATGGGGttattaaaaagcagctgtaaaaAGTTTGGTCTTCaactaaaattaaagaaatagcAATAGATGGGGAAGATTGGACTATTTGACTCTGTCAACCCTCAACAGGTTACAGTAAAACTAGTTACCTGCAGGCCTGAGGGACACCTGCATCCACTTTTAAAAGAGAATACAGCAGCATGTCATCAGCGTACAAATAAAAAGGAATACTTTTGCAAAGCTGATcccatatttaaaataagatatGGCCTttcaaactactggaccaatcagcctaatattttattgtacatCTTTAAGACTGCATGCCTGATAatcttttgttgttgcagtgagtcacaattgttgaaaaacctgttttctCGGCTCTTGTTGCTGTCACTGACCGCTTTTTGTCTTAGCTCAGAAACTGAcactcataaaaaaaagtttgttctAATTTAAAGCAGATCATTACTCACCTGATATTATGATCTACTTAGATTTGGCACAATAAGATATGACATTGCCGCCACCTTGATTGTAAGCAAAAGAAGGAGGGAGAAGGAGCTGGACTGCATGCATTGTCTAGAATAGCCACAATTAGTTTGACGGAGATCGGCACTCCACTGAGTGCACTACTctagttttattgtgttttgtcctAAGTAAAATGCCTTGAATCTGTCCTGCCaattaaattttaagttgacaGAGGTTGTGAAAGCAGTCACCAGAGTGGGGAACTAAATAATTAAGAGAAGTTTGCCATTTTAAGAGCTGCTATCTCTGTAAGTCAAATTACAAGAAACCTGTTAAAAGGTGTCTGTGGCTCAGAAGTGGTGCGGTTGTCCCCTGATGACctagtatccttgggcaagatactgaaccccaaattgctcccgatggctATTTTATTGAAGTATGAGTGAatatgaatggttactgagtagcagatGGTACCTTTTATGGTAGTCTTGGCCTCCAGTGTGTGAATTTGTGCATGAATCGGTGAATGTCatatgtagtgtgaaagcgctttgagtggtcggaCGACTAGAAAAgggctatacaagtgcagtccgtTTACCATTTACAGTTGCTGCCATTTCCTATCAATTCTTTCATGAATGTAGCCCGTTATTTAGTTACCTTTGTAGGAACAGGATGTCCCCAATCTTCTGCTTACAATTCAGTCACTTCTCTAAAATTATAGTCAGTGAGAATGACACCTAACTTTGTTAAATTTCTGGACAAATTGGCAAATAGTTTAAATATCTGGAAGCAGTTTTGCATAAATATGTATCAGCTTGCTCTGTTTtatgatcaaaaaaagaaaaaccttaaaCCAGAACATGTGGTTAAACACATTCTTTAAATACAACCATTTTATTAAAAGCCTGCTTTTTGAAAACTATTGCTTTCCCTTGTAACAATTATTTCACTGCAGTTTAATCAGTTGTTTTGAATGTGGGCAAACAGTCTACAGCTGCTGATTAAATTATGTACTATGGCAGTTGCGGATACGTTTGTTCGCCTGAGTATAAAGACTGGTTTCCATCaattcaaaaaatcaaaacagtgcTGCCCGTCCTCAGCAGCTGAGAGCCAAGGGAGATAGGAGATGACAGCAATGAAGTGTGTGTTGAAATAGAGTGTGGAAGACTGAAAGAGACGGACAAACAGAGAGCTTGAgtacacaaaagacaaaatgggaGCGAAGAGAAAAATTGAGGACTGTGAGAGAGAATGACTCTAAATGCAAACGGAAAAAACAGCCGTTATTATCATGTaatggataaaaacacacagcgcCTCCAAATCATCAGGAAAGCTTCCTCACATCTTTTCCCGTGTACGGAGACAACAGGGTGGACATACATAGCTGTTCATTTCCACATGTCAGGACTAATTTCCCTCTGTGCCAATCAACACAGAGactttcttctccttcttcttctgcttcctCCAACTTCCCTCTGTACTTTGAGAAAACACCAATGACCTGTCTGCAGCAATCAGTCCGTCTTCACATCAATATCTAATATCCTGTACTGGCAGGAATTTAGCATGAATTATACCGCGGGAAGCTATTTGCCGTTATAATTagagagccagagagaggaTTAAGCCACAGTTCATCCCATATCTGATTGCCAATTGTCCCTAGTAAGTAATCAGGGCCATAAGGTCTTTGAAATGAATGGTCTAATAAGCCTGGTGAGGATTGTTTGCTTCCACAGTGTGAAGACAAGAAATGGATCTTACATTAAGCAGTCCTGCTTCAAAAATCATACACGGTTTTACCATTTCAAATGAGGTCTTTATTCTTTGTCCTTCCATATGCTTTTAActactgtcattttttgtcagtttagtCATCGCTGATTTCAAAAGCATACCTTGACCTTTCTGCTGCCGACCTCTTGCACGAATGAAGTCACCAGCTGCTTCTATTCACCTGCTCCTTCAGTTCACAACATGTCAGCATTGTGTTATTATTGAGTAAGCATATGCAACCATCTGTCCAATTCATGCAAACTTAGTTATGCTGTGTTTTCGCATTTGTGTAGAAAATGACATACATCAGTAAACTTCCTTTTATGAGCAGTCTTCAACATTTAAGTATGTGTTGTAAGTGAACAACTCCACGGTGAGGTTTTAGTTATTATTGGCTTATTATGGAGAAATGCAGCCATCAGCAGAGAATGTAAATTGGCTCAGCTAAAATCAGCAAGCCTCACTGtcaggccacattttggccttctttttgtctgaaaaactgACTTCTAAAGTAGAGTCTGGTCTTATTTTGAACCTGAACATCTTTAGATAAATTCCAAACCTGATATGTTGCAATCCACTAAAGCTAGGCATGATACGAGTCTTGACTTGAAGTAATTCCAATTTTTTGTTATCTTCACTGCCATCTTTATTGGAAGGAAACAGGGAGGAACAATGCCATCGGGTGCAGCTGTGCCGCAATCCAAACGCCATGGTTGtgaccttttttgtttgtttttttattttttttttctgtctgccacacaaatatgcaaatcCTAAGATAGCAAAGGAATGGCCCACCTTActctgccttactctgcctctgattggcttaccctgacattccTACATAACCAATCCCAGTCCtcttgcctaaacataaccaatcCAACTGCCTAACTCCTCCAATGATTGGCCACTACTGGTCGCCAATCATTGGAGGAGTTAGGCAGGTCTTACCCTTGGCCATCAAAGGATACACAAATTTGCATCTGCCACATCATGTTATACCACAGCAGGAACATTTCAGAGGGGAAGCATTTTGCCTGCCCTATTTATAGACTTGCAGATTTActtgatttggtcatttttccttgatatttGTCCCTCTGTCCTAGGTAGGCTAAGTAGGAGCTGTAGTGGTTTGTAATAGTTTCTACGGTCTAGTTTcaattgtgtttattgtttatcttaactactttgttgtgctgtagcctACACACAAAGTTTATACCAGTAAAAGTCCAGTTATGGATGACAAGGATCAAAGATTTGTGGATGTGATACATTCATTCTCATAATTTTGCTACATGACATATAGTATATCTTATAAGGTGCCTGTTAGCAGAAAAAACTTGGGCAGCCACCTGGCAGAGATCTGCACTCtacttgttcatttttattttgtggtttttcagTCACACTGTTCAAACTGAATCAATTACAAAgtttaaaccttaaaaatctTACTGATGGACTTGTGGTGCATCATTCTTGGGAGATTTTGAAAGCTCTTGTTGCTATTACAAGCCAATTTCCCAGACATTTAGAATATTAGATTTATTGTccatgtgtttatatttgtccAAAGAGACACaccatttatttttgtcttcttctccTTGCTTTGAAATCTTCTGTTTCTGTGAAAGCTGTTGCATTCAGCAGGCGTCTCACTCCTCAGTGGAGAAAAGCACAGACAGCTGACAGATTCATTAGAATACAAGCCTCTAATTAGAAAAGCCAGCTATTCTTGTCACTCACTGAAGTCACTGTTGTTGCTGGTgctcatcaaaaaaaaagaggccttATCTGCCATTCACAGAGGACTCTATAGATGAATAATATACCCAGTAGCCATTACAGATACAGGTACTCCTCTggtccgttttttttttctccctctgtcaaTCACAGCTGCTCCCTGCAGCTCTGAGAAGTTCCATACACGGACGGCAGAATACGCAGCTTATGTAGCATGAATCTGATTAGAAGTATGAACATCTGAATAATATAGCATGCAGTATGAAAAGTTGTCACTGTCATACACACTGCACTGCCTCTGGGCTGCATTAGGCGTCGTGTGAGCGCTAAAGAGGCACAGCGGTAAGTGGgactgacagacacactcagCACAGGTCacagcttgttttattttgaagtcaaaCCAAGAGAAGAGGGACAAGGATGCACACTGATAAATTACACCAGGTATCGCTACATATCAACTAACAACGTCACAATATCTCATAAAAGCGCTCCTGACAACAGATCCAAcgttacaaaatgaaaaataatggtACAGGAACAGAACTCATTTGCAGTCGAAGCCCATCGATAAACGGAACAAAACACAGCGGGAAATAACAGTTTTTGGCAAGAGACGGTGATATGCACGGTATTTCCTTTCCCATCTGTTGTGTTTAATGGAGCTAAAAGACTGGCAGCTGAAGCAATATGCAAGTAACTCGCATGAAAGAATTGTAGGtctgaaaaaatcaaaaagaaaaacctccTAGTAAAAGCTACTacaatgcatacacacaaaaaaaactagCCTGAGCGCAGCTTGGGTCACTGGGGGATTTCaggatttaaaatgtaaagcacAGCACATTGAAATGTCACTGTATATGAGCTATCAAACAGCCATGATGGGAAAAAGTCATTCAGTCAACTCAGGACGTGTTGCCGATGTAGACATTGGCGTCAAACCTTCCTCGGACagctgaaatgttgtgttttaaaatgtgttacagCAATACAAGACCATATGGACATTTTCCGGGTTGGCATATTATGTGTTTGAGTCTTGTTTAACAGACACGCCTGAAGTTGTGCAGTTTAGACaagaaaagcaagaaagaaaaggggCCATAGATGAATATACATTAACTACAGTATACACACTTAAAGAACTTCAGAGAATCTCACAAAGAGGAAGCGTGAAATTCAGAATTGACTCGTGCCTTTGTACAAAGATAATCACATACAAATCATCCAtacattacagtaaaaaataaatatatcaagacagtcaataaataataaatcagaagAAGGGactaaaaacatgataatgaGAGAgcagactgtgtgtttgtttgtgtgtgtgtgtgtatcagcagACAATGATAACCCAAAGAGAGCAAAGGTTCAAAGGGAAATGCCCCTCGATGAGAGAGTGAGCGCATAAATGGGCAGTCAAGGTAAATCAGAGGATGACTTAGCATGTGCTTGAGTGTTTGTAAGTCTGCATGCATGTTTTCTCTTTATATCGGCGTTATATATGTAGCTGTCGTGGATAGGTGTGTCTCTTTCTTCTATATCTTTAAATATTCAcctacatgtttgtgtgtgtctgtgtctatgtctgtgtctgtttttcatgtctgcatgtgtctgtatgtgtttaCAACACATCTGAAATGCTCCGCTAACTCAGTGGCTCTCACCACTAGGTGGTTTAGCGTCGTGCTGCTGCCCCGCTGCCCCTCCAGGCAACCAGGGGGAGACCGAGTGTGAGGTGGTCTGCTTGGCCATGCTGTAGTGGCTGATCACTGTGTAGAAACGGCCCCTTGAGTTGGCATCCTGGGCAGCGTAATAGGCCTCCAGAGAGGCTGGGATACATCGCTTGTGCtgtgaggaagagaaagaacaaCAAGGTTGAGAACCTTTAGAGATTTATTCATTGTTAACGTTGCTACATGTATCATCTTAACTATCAAAGTAGGACAATAGTGACTCAAAATATAATTCACTGaatcattttttagttttaaacaaaatatgtgtGGACCAAGATAATCACATATGTGACTTGTTTCTACATGGATAGAATCAGATAATGCAGTTGCTTGCTGTTGAGGTCCTCTCAGGTTTAAACCAGTCAGTCTAAGAAAAGTCAAACTCTATGTGTATTTTGTGGTATCCACAACACATTGTCACTCCCAACTTACCAATTAatgatgtcaaaataagacaagtaataacccccccccccagtttTAGTATTCGACATTTAGTGACAGCATGTCAATTACACTCATTGAATGCATccaggcttttttaaaataaactttgaatGTAGGTTAACAAAGCggacatttttaggtttacATTCTTAGATGTAGGCAACAAAagctcatgtttaaaaaaatattctaaaacatcacattacatcTAGTGATATATGTCACTAGCATAGTATTCTTTATACTAGCGCACTTCTTTGTTATTAAATTAACTCAATTaacttttggtgtcacacaggacacaaactcTGGGTTCCTGGGTGAAAGTCGGGAGTTTGTTTGATCCCTCCCTCCTTTGAGGAGTTTCTTGCTCTTTGTATCATGGTAGTTGCACTGAGCTATGACAGGCCCAGGGCGTTTCATACTACCgctaaagggtgcctctgtACGTCAGTGTCTGACACTAATGGGCCAACGTCAGGAGCTGGGAGCGAGACCGGGTTGGTATACTTGACATTCCTCAGTATTATTCAAATTCTTCTGCAGccgaaaaagaaaacacaaggatttatttttatatcagcaAAAATAATGGTGATGGGGAAAAACACTCCCAAGTCTATTATTTGTATATGTTCCTGTTTATTTAGAGGGAATAGGAAAGAGATGGAAGAAGATATTTAAGGTGCTGAGTCTAATGGTACAGCTCTATGTAGGAAGATAGGAGGGAAGGAGACTCACAGGTAATAATCCTGTCACGaagtgtatgtatatattagtGTTTTGAGCCTGTAGAGCATAAGAATGTGCAACCTTGTATGCCATTGTGTAGTGTTTGTGCCGTATTGTGTTTGCACCCAGTGAACATGCATGTGACACTGCTAATAATACCTCTGCGGACTGCAGTCAGAGCCCCTGCAGAGGCTGTGGGCCTGAACCTAGATTTATTCCACCTTAAAGACCAGATTTGTTCAGAGACACAGACTTCCAAGGTGACCTCTCACAAAGTACAGAGAAACTTATGTTGTAGGTGCAGTGCAGTGGAAATCTGTAAGTAccagggaggagaggacaggagaggctGTCTGCATCACCTACTGCAAAACTTTAAAGATTCAACACTGTATGCATCTGGACAGTAGATTGTTAGATATGAGTGTCTGTATGAGCCATTTTCTATTACAACCTCAGCCATATGAATCATTAGTGATCataatatgattattattgtgaAACAAGCACTAAGTGTAATTTTCACCTAATGGTCGACATGGCTGATGATATTTAAGAGCGGTCCCGGTGGAGTCTCGTTGGCCTCTATGCTAAGGAACAAAAgcctaaaataacatttgattaTACTGGTGATAACAAAATCCCCAATATCATTTATTGATGATTGCTCGTCTGATGAGCCTCGTTAGCCTCTTCCCGCAACATGACCTCAGATTTGAGCAAAAGTAGGgcaggaatattttttttctcccttagGAGACAGGGCGGTACTCTTGcctttaattctttatttagataggagggaaagaaaagatgGAGACAGTGAAGGTCAGTGAGGATTCAGCACTTTGCACAAGGACACTTAAGCAGAGAGGATATATAACTCTAGTGCTGAGAGGAAAGTTGATTTGTCAGttacttaaaggaacagtttgacattttggggaaatatgTTTCACGGACTCTTGCCAAAGGTAACATAATTTgtctaccagcacctctaaggCTCACTAATAAACACGTTATATAGAGTTTGTTTATTAGTAAGAAATTTGCAGTGTAAGAAGAATGAGTTGTGTTTTATCGGCGAGCCGGACTAGTTCTTTGCTAGCAGTGACGGGCCAAAGAGTGGAGACCCCAGAAGTTACTGGTTGCAGCTCAAGAAATAGTCTCTGACATAAAACCGTTTGTAACATggcaaattgttgtttttactacACAGTTTGTTTTATAGATCAATCAAACACAATATAACATACTTATAATTGAGTTTACGTGCTGCTCTCCAGTGGATTTTATCTCTGTTTCCAGTGTTTCCAgtgaagctaagctaaccagctgtcACTTCATGTTCAATAGTCTGtcttctcatttaactctccaccagagaaaaaataagtttacctcccaaaattttgaaatttagctttaattgatggtaaaaaaaaatgtctgagtCCAGACCTTTGAACCCCCCTCTCCACTGAGTTCGAGTTTACTGATTCATGTGGTATCGCAACATGAAacagatgggtttttttggttaaaataaaatccGACCAATGAGGGGACTCGATTAGCCAATCAGTGCTACGGGTGGGACTACCGCCATTGTCAAAAAGGCGTAAACAGAGTTTACAATTCAGTTCACAGGTCCATTGGATATAAGGCAGTAAGAACAACAAAGAGATCCTTCAAGTAATTTCTCAAGCAAAAGCTAGTTCAAGTGCCTCAGATTTGCTTTTCACCATTTTATATCAATGcaaattaaatatctttggCTTTAGACTGTCTGTCATATGATCAGACAATAAAACCTTGTGCTGTTGAAAACTGATGCACATTTTGCGATATTTTATAGAAAAGTCAGAGATATGATGCAAAATTGATCAACAATGTCAAGTTGGAGCTCCACTTAACTCATTCTGTGGAGGCTAACTTTCTACCAGATGCACGTTCCAGCTTCCCTGTTAATCACCTGTCAGTCTCTGGGCTGTGCATCAGTGTGTTGTAACgctgcaaaatgaaataaaggcCACTTACGGGTCTTACCTTGTATATGAATCCATCTGGGCAGGCGTGGTCGTAGGTGAAGGCTTTATAAACCACCAGGAACACAATGCAGGCGAGGAAGGCCAGGGCCAGGATGATCAGAATCGTCACCTGGGGAAGGGCAAACactggtcagtgtgtgtgccaGAGCAACAACGGAGGATGTGTGCTTAATATATGTGAggcagggttagggttagacaGTGAGAAAGATGGAGTGTGTGcacttgtgtgcgtgtgtgtgtgtagtcagaATAAATGGTACAGTAAGACGCTGCTGACTGAGGTGAATGGCTCCTCAAGGCAAGGTGTTCCTGTTGGGTTATGTGATGGATGACTCAGGTGGTGACACTGTACCAAGACCTGTGCCTTTTAGCTTAATAgtcctttttttgcacaacagatttgtcatagcaggaaaagcacagttGGTAGGaattgttcttgttttattcaAGTTACCCAATAAGCCATGACAGTGAGCCACTATACCAGGACCATTAAACTTAAGCAGCTGAATTGAATTTAGCTATTGCTTTGACCACACTATAGACCTGTGATTTTCTTAAACTGacacgttaaaaaaaatgccttcagTAAAAAAAGGTCTGTTGCAAATATGAACTTCTAATTAggtttcttaaataaataatggtttAATTAATATGCATAAAAACTTTCCCCAAGTTCCCTcctaattaaattacaaatgttctgcaaaagtGAAAGATCAAAGCGCACTAAAGCTATTGCAGACTTGTCTCGGCTTACATAAAATCTCCTTGTAATCCTCAAAGATATCACCTCCTGTTATGCAGACGGTTAAGttttgtgatgtgatgtgagCTTAATATAAAGGACTTCATTATGGCTAACTGTGGATCCATAAAGACCTATTGAATTAGGACTATAATTAATTTGTGTATCGAGTTTCAGTGGATCTGGATATCATGACATTACATTAATTTGGCTTTTGTccaaagaaattaaattgtgcATACAGTTGTCCATCTTGCTCAAGGACTTTGTTATTATATCAGAGTCCATTCTCATTCTCAGGGTGTTCAATACAGCAGCTTGGCCAGTGGCTGCTGGCATCTGATTCTCGTGCACTAGGTTCCTTTTAGTGTCTGTATAAAGCGCACTGGGCtttcaacaaatgcaaatgtaaaaaaacacagcaatgatgCAGTATATGGGTAGAGGGTAGATTAAATGGTCTTTTTTAAACCGATTTTAAAAAACGAAGAGAAAGTCTGGGTAGGATGCAAGAAAGGGCTgatggattggtcaaacaaacacatgactttAACTCAGGAGACTGCTTTTCATGTCCAGGCCCCCTCCACTTGAACCAATCTGAACTGTTGGCTAAACCATGTGACTGCAAGTTACAGATTTATTATGTGATGCCATGGTcccaaaaat
This genomic window from Plectropomus leopardus isolate mb chromosome 13, YSFRI_Pleo_2.0, whole genome shotgun sequence contains:
- the nsg2 gene encoding neuronal vesicle trafficking-associated protein 2 isoform X2, whose amino-acid sequence is MVKLGSNLQDKGAKPVSVEDGFQNVPLITPLDVGSLQSQAPDKVVVKTRTEYQTEKKRLKVPKVEEFTISFTDGVSERLKVTILIILALAFLACIVFLVVYKAFTYDHACPDGFIYKHKRCIPASLEAYYAAQDANSRGRFYTVISHYSMAKQTTSHSVSPWLPGGAAGQQHDAKPPSGESH
- the nsg2 gene encoding neuronal vesicle trafficking-associated protein 2 isoform X1, which codes for MVKLGSNLQDKGAKPVSVEDGFQNVPLITPLDVGSLQSQAPDKVVVKTRTEYQTEKKRLKVPKVEEFTISFTDGVSERLKVTILIILALAFLACIVFLVVYKAFTYDHACPDGFIYKVRPHKRCIPASLEAYYAAQDANSRGRFYTVISHYSMAKQTTSHSVSPWLPGGAAGQQHDAKPPSGESH